A single region of the Moorena sp. SIOASIH genome encodes:
- a CDS encoding four helix bundle protein, translating to MSYPQVSIQNRTKKFAVRIVKACVWLEESKVPRTLANQLLRSGTSIGANCSEAQSAQSR from the coding sequence TTGAGTTATCCACAAGTTTCAATTCAGAACAGAACCAAAAAGTTTGCGGTTAGAATAGTCAAAGCTTGCGTTTGGTTAGAAGAATCTAAAGTTCCTAGAACGTTAGCAAATCAGTTATTAAGGTCAGGAACTTCTATCGGAGCTAATTGTAGTGAAGCTCAGTCAGCCCAATCCCGGTAA
- a CDS encoding DUF29 domain-containing protein — MGASINFMGKKNHKKAIRSLNQRIAEHQEKIKLEYEKDFPDQGLIRHWETEIRAFEKGIQQALKRLGK; from the coding sequence GTGGGTGCATCTATAAACTTTATGGGAAAGAAAAACCACAAAAAGGCAATTCGTAGCTTGAATCAGCGCATTGCTGAACACCAAGAAAAGATTAAACTAGAGTATGAAAAGGACTTTCCCGATCAAGGTTTAATAAGACATTGGGAAACTGAGATTCGTGCCTTTGAGAAGGGCATTCAGCAAGCACTAAAACGATTGGGGAAATAA
- the psbA gene encoding photosystem II q(b) protein, which produces MTTTLQQRNANVWDRFCDWITSTNNRLYVGWFGVLMIPTLLTATICFIIAFIAAPPVDIDGIREPVAGSLIYGNNIISGAVVPSSNAIGLHFYPIWEAASLDEWLYNGGPYQLIIFHFLVGIFTYMGRQWELSYRLGMRPWICVAYSAPLAAATSVFLIYPIGQGSFSDGMPLGISGTFNFMFVFQAEHNILMHPFHMLGVAGVFGGSLFSAMHGSLVTSSLVRETTETESQNYGYKFGQEEETYNIVAAHGYFGRLIFQYASFNNSRSLHFFLGAWPVVGIWFTALGISTMAFNLNGFNFNQSVIDSQGHVINTWADVLNRANLGFEVMHERNAHNFPLDLAAGEATPVALTAPVING; this is translated from the coding sequence ATGACTACCACATTACAACAGCGTAACGCTAACGTGTGGGATCGGTTCTGCGATTGGATCACTTCCACCAACAACCGCCTTTATGTAGGCTGGTTCGGTGTACTGATGATCCCTACATTGCTAACCGCTACCATCTGCTTCATTATCGCCTTCATCGCTGCTCCCCCTGTGGACATTGATGGCATCCGTGAGCCTGTTGCTGGCTCCTTGATCTATGGCAACAACATCATCTCTGGTGCTGTTGTTCCTTCTTCTAACGCCATTGGCTTGCACTTCTACCCAATCTGGGAAGCAGCTTCCTTAGATGAGTGGCTCTACAATGGTGGTCCTTACCAGCTAATCATCTTCCACTTCCTTGTTGGTATCTTCACCTACATGGGTCGTCAGTGGGAGCTGAGCTACCGTCTGGGTATGCGTCCTTGGATCTGCGTTGCTTACAGCGCTCCCTTGGCTGCTGCTACCTCCGTGTTCCTAATCTACCCCATTGGACAAGGTTCCTTCTCCGATGGTATGCCTTTGGGAATCAGCGGTACCTTCAACTTCATGTTCGTGTTCCAAGCTGAGCACAACATTCTTATGCACCCCTTCCACATGCTGGGTGTAGCCGGCGTATTCGGCGGATCGCTGTTTAGTGCGATGCACGGTTCTTTGGTGACCTCCTCCTTAGTGCGTGAGACCACCGAAACCGAGTCTCAGAACTATGGTTACAAGTTCGGACAAGAGGAAGAAACTTACAACATCGTTGCAGCTCACGGCTACTTCGGTCGTTTAATCTTCCAATATGCGTCCTTCAACAACAGCCGTTCCTTGCACTTCTTCTTAGGTGCTTGGCCTGTAGTAGGCATCTGGTTTACCGCTTTGGGCATCAGCACCATGGCGTTCAACCTCAATGGCTTCAACTTCAACCAAAGTGTTATTGACTCTCAAGGTCATGTAATCAACACTTGGGCTGATGTACTTAACCGCGCTAACCTAGGTTTCGAGGTAATGCACGAGCGTAACGCTCACAACTTCCCTCTAGATCTAGCTGCTGGTGAAGCTACTCCTGTTGCTTTAACTGCTCCAGTTATCAACGGCTAA
- a CDS encoding helix-turn-helix transcriptional regulator: MYSLESQINYQVKGFDRVAWPSANRVACPSANRVAWPSANRVVWPSANQLSHSENKSKIASLQSSNSQFLLQAILEGFVDGVLILTSQGKWVHANERGSRICRQLCQDKSQMSSIPESIWRVCEGLIDSRDWFSGQKMILESEIQTDNSVTFRVRVRWLVLDNQAEPYLLVTLENRHNSYYNAAITDAKKYGLTNREAEVWLLKKAKLSYKEIAARLYITTNTVKKHLKNIYAKQQALVSS, translated from the coding sequence ATGTATAGCTTAGAGTCCCAGATTAACTACCAAGTCAAAGGTTTCGATCGCGTAGCGTGGCCTTCCGCCAATCGCGTAGCGTGTCCTTCGGCCAATCGCGTAGCGTGGCCTTCCGCCAATCGCGTAGTGTGGCCTTCCGCCAATCAGCTCAGTCATTCGGAAAATAAGTCTAAAATTGCTAGTTTACAATCCTCAAACTCTCAATTCCTCCTACAAGCTATTCTTGAAGGGTTTGTTGACGGTGTCTTGATTCTGACGTCTCAAGGAAAGTGGGTTCATGCTAATGAACGTGGGAGTCGCATTTGTCGTCAACTCTGTCAAGATAAGTCACAGATGAGTTCTATCCCTGAGTCAATTTGGCGAGTGTGCGAAGGGTTAATTGATAGTCGCGATTGGTTTTCTGGGCAGAAAATGATTCTTGAGTCGGAAATCCAAACCGATAATTCGGTAACGTTTCGAGTTAGGGTAAGATGGTTAGTCTTGGATAATCAAGCAGAGCCCTATCTGTTAGTCACTCTAGAGAATCGCCATAATTCTTACTATAATGCTGCTATTACTGATGCTAAAAAATATGGATTGACTAACCGGGAAGCTGAAGTGTGGTTGCTTAAGAAAGCTAAACTATCTTACAAAGAAATTGCAGCTCGGCTTTATATTACTACCAATACTGTTAAGAAGCATCTGAAAAATATTTATGCTAAACAACAGGCATTAGTTAGTAGTTAA
- the cofG gene encoding 7,8-didemethyl-8-hydroxy-5-deazariboflavin synthase subunit CofG, translating to MNVSDCQSDSHIITYSPAYTLVPTYECFNRCSYCNFRAEPGSSPWLSLEDAENQLRLLQSQGVCEILILSGEVHPRSSRRKAWFQRIYDLCDLALSLGFLPHTNVGPLSWEEMAALKQVNVSMGLMLEQLTPELLKTVHCYAPSKIPEVRLQQLQWAGELGIPFTTGLLFGIGETEQDWWESLNAIAQIHGEYGHIQEVILQPYSEGTTEMFHSQSFGINQLLKVIRKARQILPKDITVQIPPNLVDTVGELPQRSSALLACLEAGARDLGGISPKDEVNPDYPHPHSYRLREVIEPAGWKLVARLPVYPKYDSWLPPRLRRVVERWRIGDR from the coding sequence ATGAACGTTTCTGATTGCCAATCTGATTCCCACATCATTACCTACAGCCCTGCTTACACTTTGGTACCCACTTACGAATGCTTTAATCGCTGTAGCTACTGCAATTTTCGTGCTGAACCGGGTAGCAGTCCTTGGTTGAGTCTGGAGGATGCGGAAAATCAGTTAAGGTTGCTTCAGTCTCAGGGTGTTTGTGAAATTCTGATTCTCAGTGGTGAGGTTCATCCTAGGTCTTCACGGCGCAAGGCTTGGTTTCAACGAATTTATGATTTGTGTGACCTGGCTTTGTCTCTGGGATTTTTGCCCCATACTAATGTTGGACCGTTGAGTTGGGAGGAGATGGCGGCGCTCAAGCAGGTGAATGTATCTATGGGGTTGATGTTGGAACAATTGACACCGGAGTTGCTCAAAACGGTTCACTGCTATGCTCCGAGTAAGATACCAGAGGTGCGACTACAACAGTTGCAATGGGCGGGAGAATTGGGGATTCCCTTTACGACCGGTTTGTTGTTTGGCATTGGTGAGACTGAGCAGGATTGGTGGGAAAGTTTAAATGCGATCGCACAAATTCATGGTGAGTATGGTCATATCCAAGAGGTGATCCTGCAACCTTACAGTGAGGGCACTACAGAAATGTTTCATAGTCAGTCTTTCGGGATTAATCAGCTGCTAAAAGTGATTCGGAAGGCGCGTCAGATTTTGCCCAAGGATATTACTGTCCAAATTCCTCCCAATTTAGTTGATACTGTTGGGGAATTACCTCAACGGTCTTCTGCTCTATTAGCTTGTTTGGAGGCTGGCGCACGGGATTTAGGAGGAATTAGTCCCAAGGATGAGGTGAATCCCGATTATCCTCATCCCCATAGTTATCGATTGCGAGAAGTGATCGAACCAGCTGGATGGAAGTTAGTAGCGCGTTTACCAGTTTATCCTAAGTATGACAGTTGGTTACCTCCGAGATTGCGACGGGTGGTTGAGAGATGGCGGATTGGTGATAGGTAA
- a CDS encoding SET domain-containing methyltransferase yields the protein MQVTEQITKVKDFAEIRECPTTGSKSLNATAEFMPGQVIHNFAPKEVLDRPNYLTVQISDREHIMLDPEFLQYINHSCAPNVCFDTKNMLVRALRKIEIGEELTFFYPSTEWSMDRGFDCICQS from the coding sequence ATGCAGGTTACTGAACAAATAACAAAAGTAAAAGATTTTGCTGAAATCCGCGAGTGTCCCACAACTGGGAGCAAATCCCTAAATGCCACCGCCGAGTTTATGCCCGGACAGGTCATCCATAATTTTGCCCCTAAAGAAGTCCTCGATCGCCCGAACTATTTAACCGTCCAAATTAGCGATCGCGAACATATTATGCTCGACCCCGAGTTCTTGCAATACATCAATCATAGTTGCGCTCCCAATGTTTGCTTCGATACTAAAAATATGCTGGTTAGGGCACTCCGAAAAATAGAAATAGGAGAAGAATTAACATTCTTTTATCCATCAACGGAATGGTCTATGGATCGGGGATTTGATTGTATTTGTCAAAGTTAA
- a CDS encoding LL-diaminopimelate aminotransferase → MATKNLSLSQLSGGKTYTEIVFNQVWGKFEAYRASHPQQQLFMMAFGDTTQPLPPTVVRALVEAANRLGDRQTYTGYEDITGNPALRSAVCADYYQKKMDIDPSEVFISDCAQSVSVNIQELFAPDNTVAVQNPTYPSFVEGTLVAGRPLVNLPCREDNNFVPKLPDEKVDLIYLCFPNNPTGAVATPEQLQAFVDYARSHQAVIIFDAVYSAFITTPNIPQSIYEIEGAKECAIEIGSFSKWANFTGLRVGWCVIPQGLTIKNTVPGELNDLWRLRHAVKFWGTANIAQHGAIAALSPAGQQECQEVVTYYLENARLLREGLAATGLTCFGGIDSPFVWVKAPQGLSSWQFFQKMLQSTGIVGVPGSVFGDCGEGYLRLVALGPREEIEAAVKNL, encoded by the coding sequence ATGGCCACTAAAAACTTATCTCTGAGTCAGTTAAGTGGAGGAAAAACCTATACCGAAATCGTTTTTAACCAAGTTTGGGGTAAGTTTGAAGCCTATCGAGCAAGCCATCCACAACAACAACTATTTATGATGGCTTTTGGTGACACTACTCAGCCTTTGCCACCTACAGTGGTGCGGGCTTTAGTAGAGGCAGCAAATCGCTTGGGCGATCGCCAAACTTATACGGGTTATGAAGATATTACCGGAAATCCAGCCCTGAGATCGGCAGTTTGTGCCGACTATTACCAGAAAAAAATGGACATCGATCCGTCCGAAGTTTTTATCAGCGATTGCGCTCAATCCGTTTCGGTCAATATTCAAGAACTGTTTGCTCCAGATAATACAGTAGCAGTACAAAACCCCACTTACCCCTCTTTTGTGGAAGGAACCTTAGTGGCAGGTCGTCCATTGGTAAACTTGCCCTGTCGCGAGGACAATAATTTTGTGCCCAAGCTTCCGGATGAAAAAGTAGATCTGATTTATCTGTGCTTTCCCAATAACCCCACGGGAGCGGTTGCTACTCCCGAACAGCTCCAAGCTTTTGTGGACTATGCCAGAAGTCATCAAGCTGTAATTATTTTCGATGCTGTTTACAGCGCATTTATTACGACTCCAAACATACCCCAGAGTATTTATGAAATCGAAGGGGCCAAAGAATGCGCCATTGAAATTGGCAGTTTTTCCAAATGGGCAAATTTCACCGGTTTGAGGGTGGGGTGGTGCGTTATTCCTCAAGGGCTAACCATTAAAAATACAGTGCCAGGAGAATTAAATGATTTGTGGCGGCTCCGGCATGCTGTTAAGTTTTGGGGTACGGCCAATATTGCCCAGCACGGAGCGATCGCAGCTTTATCCCCAGCAGGGCAACAGGAATGTCAGGAGGTGGTAACGTATTACCTGGAAAATGCTCGCTTGCTCCGAGAGGGTTTGGCAGCAACGGGGCTAACGTGCTTTGGTGGCATTGATAGTCCTTTTGTTTGGGTGAAGGCACCCCAAGGCTTGTCATCCTGGCAGTTTTTTCAAAAAATGTTGCAATCGACCGGGATTGTGGGCGTCCCCGGTTCCGTGTTTGGGGATTGTGGAGAAGGGTACTTGCGTTTGGTGGCATTAGGACCGAGAGAGGAGATTGAAGCGGCTGTCAAAAATTTGTGA
- a CDS encoding glyoxylate/hydroxypyruvate reductase A, with protein sequence MAVLILAEIDPTDPWFAQLITKLKNRKADLDLRVWPECGKPEEIEIVLAWLPPLGVMQTFPNLKLIISLGASVDRILVDPDLPNHIPIVRLVSEGKTWQMAEYVTLAVLLFQRRFMEYQALQRSRRWKYLPVLDARVFTVGILGLGVLGLTVAKKLAAIGFAVRGWSRSPKAIAGVECFHGREQFKLFLRTCQAIVCLLPLTPETEGILCHDTFSALPTGAYLINVGRGKHLVEADLLSALDSGQIAGACLDVFDTEPLPNDHPFWSHPHIIVTPHIAAPGMPEEVVDPILDTINCSREGRPLEYVIDRNRGY encoded by the coding sequence ATGGCAGTGTTAATACTTGCAGAAATCGATCCGACAGACCCATGGTTTGCCCAATTAATTACCAAATTGAAGAACCGCAAGGCTGATTTAGATTTGCGCGTCTGGCCTGAATGCGGGAAACCCGAAGAGATTGAGATTGTGTTGGCATGGTTGCCCCCACTGGGAGTGATGCAAACGTTTCCCAACCTGAAGTTAATTATATCCCTCGGAGCCAGCGTAGATCGGATTTTAGTAGACCCTGATCTCCCCAATCACATCCCGATCGTGCGTCTGGTCTCGGAAGGCAAAACATGGCAAATGGCCGAGTATGTCACTCTAGCTGTTTTGCTGTTTCAACGGCGGTTTATGGAGTATCAAGCATTGCAGCGATCGCGGCGCTGGAAATATCTACCGGTACTAGATGCGAGGGTATTTACAGTGGGGATTTTGGGATTAGGGGTTTTAGGGTTAACGGTCGCAAAAAAGCTTGCAGCTATTGGGTTTGCGGTGCGGGGATGGAGTCGATCACCAAAAGCAATTGCCGGAGTCGAGTGCTTTCACGGGCGCGAACAGTTCAAGCTTTTCTTGAGAACATGCCAAGCAATCGTATGTTTGCTGCCGCTAACCCCAGAAACCGAGGGTATTCTATGCCATGACACGTTTTCAGCTTTACCGACCGGGGCTTACTTAATTAATGTCGGTCGAGGCAAGCACTTGGTAGAAGCAGATTTATTGAGTGCCTTAGATTCAGGTCAAATTGCTGGTGCGTGTTTGGATGTATTCGATACCGAACCCTTGCCCAATGACCATCCTTTTTGGTCTCATCCCCACATTATCGTAACTCCTCATATCGCTGCTCCTGGTATGCCTGAGGAGGTAGTCGATCCCATTCTCGATACAATCAATTGTAGTCGCGAGGGCAGACCATTGGAGTATGTAATTGATCGAAACCGTGGCTACTAA
- a CDS encoding pentapeptide repeat-containing protein: MFSDFSGQNLRGRSFKGQNLTGANFNHADLRGVDFTNALLKGATFSHARSGLRYYWVILLLAFSLLVSVLSSHIFCRTGHISLKFLESESPILQSAIASALLLIFSIIIIRRGFALALVLVVIAVADISLEANITRIAIAVAGVETLMLAIAVAIGTTIAIAHGGIIPGILVVAGAIIANIDIHGEEALAGNIVEAAHFSWGLAVTLLGAYVAKQALAEDPKFAFIRLIAITFPAKLGTIFRNANLTDADFTKATLKSTDFRNANLTRTNFHLATNLDLARVSNTILIDREVRDLVVTHRGANQTYRGRNLKGANLAGADLSDADLTEADVSEATFEGAWLERVKLTKTQALTTNFKYSRLTGACLEAWNIDSTTQLDGAICDYVYLLNHQGERRPSSGEFATGEFTKLFQEVLNTVDLIFRNGVDWKAFASSWQKIQIENEGSELAIRSIENKGDGCVIVRVDIPDDANKAEIHSNFIQHYDLALKALDEKYRAELNSKDEQITRYQEDQAYFKELLTQLASRPVNLNETQKEPTSKSLNSKLVVIKVGQGNLREGFPITLQIGAEGSFPSVECTGVLPSAPEIIQSYGKWQSLYRRGMRTGLRLEVIETKITNFSRKEFFDACHDSAENLKEDLNRWLKSESFRSIREQLLEKLTTSDLIRFIIQTEDSKLRHLPWHLWDFFDRYPKSEFALSTPAYERMEKSTSTKAKVNVLAILGDSTGIDIHKDRILLEQLPDAAVTFLVEPNRQEINDQLWAQPWDILFFAGHSCSHAQDEIGQIFINKTDSLTIAQLKHGLKKAIAQGLNLAIFNSCDGLSLAVNLADLHIPQMIVMREPVPDQVAQAFLKNFLAAFASGKPFYYSVREAREKLQGLEDECPCATWLPVICQNPAEIPGTWQDFRNAIGDSC, from the coding sequence ATGTTCTCAGACTTCTCTGGCCAAAATCTCCGAGGTCGCTCCTTCAAGGGTCAAAACCTTACAGGAGCAAACTTTAACCACGCTGACCTTCGAGGTGTAGACTTCACCAATGCTCTTTTAAAAGGAGCGACCTTTAGCCATGCTAGAAGTGGACTACGGTATTACTGGGTAATTCTTTTACTAGCATTTTCATTACTTGTGTCAGTCTTATCAAGTCATATTTTCTGCCGAACTGGTCATATTTCCCTGAAATTTCTGGAATCAGAATCCCCTATTCTTCAGAGTGCGATCGCATCAGCACTGTTATTAATCTTTAGCATCATTATTATCCGGCGGGGATTTGCCCTGGCATTAGTGCTGGTGGTTATAGCTGTAGCTGATATTAGCCTCGAAGCTAACATTACCCGTATTGCTATAGCCGTAGCTGGAGTTGAGACGTTAATGTTAGCTATCGCTGTAGCAATTGGCACAACTATAGCTATCGCCCATGGTGGAATTATACCAGGAATTTTAGTAGTAGCTGGAGCTATCATCGCCAATATAGATATCCATGGGGAAGAAGCTTTAGCTGGTAATATTGTAGAAGCTGCTCATTTTTCCTGGGGTTTGGCTGTGACATTGCTAGGTGCTTATGTGGCTAAGCAAGCCTTGGCTGAAGACCCAAAATTTGCCTTTATTCGCTTAATCGCTATTACCTTCCCCGCTAAACTAGGCACAATTTTTCGCAATGCTAACTTAACCGATGCTGATTTCACCAAAGCTACCCTCAAAAGTACAGATTTCAGAAATGCTAACCTCACTCGCACTAACTTTCATCTAGCCACAAACCTTGACCTAGCTAGAGTTAGCAATACTATTTTAATTGACCGAGAGGTTCGGGATTTAGTCGTTACTCACCGAGGTGCTAATCAAACCTATCGGGGACGTAATCTCAAAGGAGCAAACCTAGCAGGTGCAGACCTCAGTGATGCTGACTTAACTGAAGCGGATGTGAGTGAAGCTACCTTTGAGGGGGCTTGGTTGGAACGAGTTAAGCTGACTAAAACCCAAGCTTTAACTACTAATTTTAAGTATTCACGGCTAACCGGAGCTTGTTTAGAAGCTTGGAATATTGACAGCACGACTCAACTAGATGGTGCTATCTGTGACTATGTTTATCTGCTCAACCACCAGGGAGAACGCCGTCCTAGTAGTGGGGAGTTTGCGACCGGAGAATTTACTAAACTGTTTCAAGAAGTTTTAAATACCGTTGATTTAATCTTCCGCAATGGAGTTGATTGGAAAGCGTTCGCTTCTTCGTGGCAAAAAATACAAATCGAAAATGAAGGTAGTGAACTGGCTATCCGCAGTATTGAAAATAAAGGAGATGGCTGTGTTATTGTCAGAGTAGATATACCGGATGATGCTAATAAAGCTGAAATTCATAGTAATTTTATTCAACATTATGACTTGGCTCTCAAAGCTTTAGACGAAAAGTATCGAGCTGAGCTAAACAGTAAAGATGAGCAAATTACTCGCTATCAGGAGGATCAAGCCTATTTCAAAGAATTATTGACTCAACTAGCTAGCCGACCGGTTAATCTGAACGAGACTCAGAAAGAACCAACCTCAAAATCGCTAAACAGCAAGTTAGTTGTTATCAAAGTTGGTCAAGGTAACCTCAGAGAAGGGTTTCCGATTACGCTTCAGATTGGAGCAGAGGGAAGTTTCCCATCGGTAGAATGCACGGGGGTTTTGCCCTCAGCTCCGGAAATTATCCAATCCTATGGCAAATGGCAATCACTCTACCGCCGAGGGATGAGAACTGGTCTACGGCTAGAAGTGATAGAAACAAAAATTACTAATTTCAGCAGAAAAGAGTTTTTTGATGCATGTCATGATTCAGCTGAAAACTTGAAAGAAGACCTGAATCGTTGGCTGAAATCTGAGTCCTTTCGCTCGATTAGAGAACAACTGCTAGAAAAGTTAACCACTTCTGATTTAATTCGTTTTATTATCCAAACCGAAGATAGTAAACTGAGGCATTTACCTTGGCATCTCTGGGATTTTTTCGACCGCTATCCTAAATCGGAATTTGCTTTGAGTACTCCCGCTTATGAACGCATGGAAAAATCTACGTCTACTAAGGCGAAGGTAAACGTATTAGCAATTCTGGGTGATAGCACTGGGATTGATATTCATAAAGACCGGATTTTATTAGAGCAATTACCTGATGCAGCAGTCACCTTTTTAGTAGAGCCAAATCGACAAGAGATCAATGACCAACTCTGGGCGCAACCCTGGGATATTCTATTTTTTGCTGGTCATAGTTGTAGTCATGCTCAGGATGAAATTGGACAGATTTTTATTAATAAAACCGATAGTTTGACCATTGCTCAATTAAAGCATGGTCTGAAAAAAGCGATCGCTCAGGGCTTAAATCTAGCAATATTTAACTCTTGTGATGGATTAAGTTTAGCAGTGAATCTCGCTGATTTACACATCCCCCAAATGATAGTGATGCGGGAGCCTGTGCCAGATCAAGTAGCGCAAGCGTTTCTTAAAAACTTCCTGGCTGCCTTTGCCAGTGGTAAGCCATTCTATTATTCCGTCCGTGAAGCCAGGGAAAAGCTCCAAGGTCTAGAAGATGAGTGTCCTTGCGCTACTTGGTTACCTGTGATTTGCCAAAACCCAGCAGAAATTCCAGGCACTTGGCAAGATTTTCGCAACGCTATTGGAGACAGCTGCTGA
- a CDS encoding zinc metalloprotease HtpX has translation MASIPNPTLAAGLEALKQGNYQDAIAHLEGVCEMELDDSIVTEASQSLVQAYPKHGQPEKAIALCQHLREHPDPQIQEWAAKTEAELITKYPVAAKSPTDATGFTPLEDKASSRVNSPLKLSRKPNQTASSSSLLPVPYSPPDIPTLYTPRPRWRNSGRAQHWHPLKSPKMERLWLVAITVAIAFFWLLRVLVEFAMETINSILVELPWFQPFQLLYRDPTLAVGITIAILFILSPWLMDGLLKQFHGLEPLSLTQLASRHPESAKVIQKVCRKRRLPLPSLKILPTDATVALTYGNLPRTARIVVSQGLLDQLKDDEIANIYAGQLGHIINRDFMLMSLGVLIIQIPYTIYWQIPQWAEKLKELLLVKLPGASGWLSAILLGITGTLASLSYSIYWVLSLPLLWLSRARVYYSDRIAISITGNPNGLTRALLKIALGISEDIQISGQTSGLLESFDVLLPVGYQQAMVIGSFSPTTPFEDILKWDCTNPYRYWLIINSAHPLLGERLHLPKRYAHFLKLHPELDLPALIPASRNRAEFFSKLSNSYKALPLLQSTLIFGVIMGAALRGILWIIGKLSDLLDIWQLIWLHNANSFIDACILIAFSISVFLWINNYFPDLKPTNIGTDPDLGDYFATNATLPPDSRPVLLSGKLLGRSGLRNWLGQDLILQTSTGLVRLNYCSYLGPLGNILPQPTRVSNLVNQTVIVTGWFRRGVNPWIDIETISIEDDKVIRSYYPIWITILATVAALSGAYLISQVGA, from the coding sequence ATGGCATCTATTCCTAATCCAACTCTGGCAGCTGGTCTAGAAGCTCTGAAACAGGGCAATTACCAGGATGCGATCGCACACTTAGAAGGTGTCTGTGAGATGGAGTTGGATGACTCCATTGTGACGGAAGCCTCTCAATCCCTAGTGCAGGCTTATCCTAAGCATGGTCAGCCGGAAAAAGCGATCGCACTTTGCCAACACCTGAGGGAACACCCTGACCCCCAGATACAGGAATGGGCAGCTAAAACCGAGGCTGAGTTAATTACCAAGTATCCTGTTGCTGCTAAATCCCCTACCGATGCCACAGGGTTTACCCCCCTAGAGGATAAGGCTTCTAGCCGAGTGAATAGCCCACTGAAACTGAGCCGTAAACCAAACCAGACTGCTTCATCTTCTTCCCTATTACCAGTTCCCTACTCTCCCCCTGATATTCCCACCCTCTACACTCCTCGTCCTCGATGGCGCAACTCCGGACGAGCACAGCATTGGCATCCCCTGAAATCTCCCAAGATGGAACGGTTGTGGTTAGTAGCAATCACGGTTGCGATCGCATTTTTCTGGCTACTGCGGGTTCTAGTAGAATTCGCCATGGAAACCATCAATTCCATCTTGGTAGAGTTACCGTGGTTCCAACCCTTCCAATTGTTATACCGTGACCCAACCCTAGCCGTAGGAATTACCATAGCCATCCTATTTATCCTATCGCCCTGGTTAATGGATGGATTGCTAAAACAGTTTCATGGTCTTGAACCCCTATCCCTAACTCAACTAGCTTCCCGCCATCCAGAATCCGCTAAAGTCATCCAAAAGGTTTGCCGCAAACGACGTCTGCCCTTACCGAGCTTAAAAATATTACCCACAGACGCCACCGTAGCCCTGACCTATGGTAACTTACCTCGCACTGCTCGCATTGTAGTTAGTCAGGGATTATTAGACCAGCTCAAAGATGATGAAATTGCCAACATCTACGCTGGTCAGCTAGGACATATTATCAATCGGGATTTCATGTTGATGTCCCTAGGGGTACTAATTATTCAAATCCCTTACACCATCTATTGGCAAATCCCTCAGTGGGCAGAGAAGCTAAAGGAATTATTGCTAGTTAAATTACCTGGTGCTAGCGGATGGTTAAGCGCAATCCTTTTAGGAATCACCGGTACCCTTGCTTCCCTCAGTTACAGCATTTACTGGGTATTGAGCTTACCCCTGCTATGGTTATCTAGAGCTAGAGTTTACTATAGCGATCGCATCGCCATCTCAATCACTGGTAATCCCAATGGCTTGACCCGCGCTTTACTAAAAATTGCCCTAGGGATAAGCGAAGACATCCAAATTTCCGGCCAAACCAGTGGGCTATTAGAAAGCTTTGATGTCTTACTCCCCGTCGGTTATCAGCAAGCCATGGTTATCGGCAGTTTTTCCCCCACCACCCCCTTTGAAGACATCTTAAAATGGGACTGTACTAATCCCTACCGCTACTGGTTAATTATCAACTCTGCCCATCCCCTACTGGGAGAACGCTTACATTTACCTAAGCGCTACGCCCACTTTCTCAAGCTTCATCCCGAACTAGATTTACCGGCTCTAATTCCTGCTAGTCGCAATCGAGCTGAATTTTTCTCTAAACTCAGCAACAGTTACAAAGCCTTGCCCCTGCTACAAAGTACCCTAATTTTTGGTGTAATAATGGGGGCAGCCCTAAGAGGGATACTTTGGATAATTGGTAAACTATCTGACCTGCTCGACATTTGGCAGCTAATTTGGCTACATAATGCCAATTCCTTTATCGATGCTTGTATCTTAATTGCCTTTAGTATCAGTGTCTTTCTCTGGATTAATAATTATTTTCCCGACCTTAAACCTACCAATATCGGTACTGACCCCGACTTAGGAGATTATTTCGCCACTAACGCTACTCTACCTCCCGATAGTCGTCCTGTTCTCTTAAGCGGAAAACTATTAGGACGTTCGGGATTACGCAATTGGCTCGGACAAGATTTAATATTACAAACCTCAACAGGTTTAGTCAGACTAAATTACTGTTCCTATCTCGGACCACTAGGTAATATCCTACCTCAACCCACCCGTGTTAGTAATTTAGTTAACCAGACCGTGATTGTCACCGGTTGGTTTCGCCGGGGTGTTAATCCCTGGATTGATATTGAAACCATCAGTATCGAAGACGATAAAGTAATTCGCAGCTACTATCCCATTTGGATTACCATTCTCGCCACAGTAGCAGCCCTATCCGGCGCTTATCTGATTTCCCAAGTAGGAGCCTGA